A genome region from Mycolicibacterium litorale includes the following:
- a CDS encoding glucarate dehydratase family protein — MMADRVRITGARITPVAFVDPPLLNTVGVHQPYALRAIIRLDTDAGVTGLGETYADTAHLARLEAAAEAIVGQDVFALNTIRASISEKLGGDRTGDSTGLAGMITSASVVDRVFSPFEVACLDVQGRVAGRPVSDLLGGAVRDAVPFSAYLFYKWAAHPGTEPDGWGQALHPDEIVAQARRIIDEYGFTAIKLKGGVLPPEEEVAAIEALHAAFPTHPLRLDPNAAWTPETSVKVATGLAGILEYLEDPTPGLEGMAEVARQAPMPLATNMCVVAFDQLAPAVAQDSVRVVLSDHHYWGGLQRSRLLAGICDTFGLGLSMHSNSHLGISLAAMVHLAAATPNLTYACDTHWPWKTEEVVEDGVLRFVDGSVPVPTGPGLGVEIDEDRLAALHEQYLRCRIRERDDTGYMRSIDPGFQALSPRW; from the coding sequence CTGATGGCCGACCGGGTGCGCATCACCGGCGCGCGGATCACCCCGGTCGCATTCGTCGACCCACCGTTGCTCAACACCGTCGGCGTGCATCAGCCGTACGCGCTGCGGGCGATCATCAGGCTCGACACCGACGCCGGCGTCACCGGACTCGGCGAGACCTACGCCGACACCGCACACCTGGCCCGACTCGAAGCCGCGGCCGAGGCGATCGTCGGTCAGGACGTGTTCGCGCTCAACACGATCCGCGCGTCGATCTCGGAGAAGCTGGGCGGCGACCGCACCGGGGACAGCACCGGCCTGGCGGGCATGATCACCTCGGCCAGCGTGGTCGACCGGGTGTTCTCCCCGTTCGAGGTGGCCTGCCTCGACGTACAGGGCCGGGTCGCCGGGCGGCCGGTCTCGGACCTGCTCGGCGGGGCGGTGCGCGACGCCGTGCCGTTCAGCGCCTACCTCTTCTACAAGTGGGCCGCCCACCCCGGTACCGAACCCGACGGCTGGGGGCAGGCGCTGCACCCGGACGAGATCGTCGCCCAGGCCCGCCGCATCATCGACGAATACGGCTTCACCGCAATCAAACTCAAGGGCGGGGTGCTGCCGCCCGAGGAGGAGGTGGCGGCGATCGAGGCGTTGCACGCCGCGTTCCCCACCCACCCGCTGCGACTGGATCCCAACGCCGCGTGGACCCCCGAGACGTCGGTGAAGGTGGCCACGGGGCTGGCCGGAATTCTCGAGTACCTCGAGGATCCGACACCGGGACTCGAGGGAATGGCCGAGGTCGCGCGGCAGGCGCCGATGCCGCTGGCCACCAACATGTGCGTGGTGGCGTTCGACCAGCTGGCGCCCGCGGTCGCGCAGGACTCGGTGCGGGTCGTGCTCTCCGATCACCACTACTGGGGCGGTCTGCAGCGCTCGCGGCTGCTCGCCGGCATCTGTGACACGTTCGGCCTCGGGCTGTCGATGCATTCCAACAGCCACCTCGGGATCAGCCTGGCCGCGATGGTGCATCTGGCCGCGGCCACCCCGAATCTCACCTACGCGTGTGACACGCACTGGCCGTGGAAGACCGAGGAGGTGGTCGAGGACGGTGTCCTGCGCTTCGTGGACGGGTCGGTGCCGGTGCCGACCGGCCCCGGGCTCGGCGTCGAGATCGACGAGGACCGCCTGGCCGCGCTGCACGAGCAGTACCTGCGGTGCCGCATCCGCGAGCGCGACGACACCGGGTACATGCGCAGCATCGACCCGGGATTTCAGGCGCTCAGCCCACGCTGGTGA
- a CDS encoding ABC transporter substrate-binding protein produces MRRSAPTPRRAHRVLAATAAAASTCVLAAGCTVANSGHGGYDPDTLRIVLQQEPPTLEPCESSLTSTGIVVRSNITEPLIERDPNTGDLQPLLATGWRQSSDTEWTFDIRPGVTFSDGTPFTATDAAFSIDRAVNSDLQCNVDGYVFGDEKLALDAPDDTRLTVTTETPDPILPLRLSFVEIVPRTTSMTEKVREPIGTGPFAIEDWEYGQKLVLHRNDTYWGDAPAFARAEYQWRSEGSVRAAMITNDETDIATGLGPEDGAGDLGVPFQNNETTALRMQATEPPLDDMRVRQAINYAVNRTGIVKALFRGLGDPASQLIPSGVVGYNAELPLWPHDPDKARTLVDEARADGVPVDREIRLIGRTAQFPKIAETIEVLQSEFSDIGLNVKIEMMDTAGQLQYQLRPFPANTGPYLLMIMHGNQAGDAAFTMDQYMLSDGPQSAYGTTEFDEKIRAAEALTGQARQDAFAELFAEEPQEIMQMAYIAHMKGILGKSPRVDYTPNSATGDEMRLAEMRPAGSDRTDAQ; encoded by the coding sequence ATGAGGCGCTCAGCCCCGACGCCGCGGCGAGCACACCGCGTGCTGGCCGCGACCGCCGCCGCGGCCTCGACCTGCGTGCTGGCTGCCGGCTGCACCGTCGCCAACTCCGGCCACGGCGGCTACGACCCGGACACGCTGCGCATCGTGCTCCAGCAGGAGCCGCCGACGCTCGAGCCGTGCGAGAGCTCGCTGACGTCCACGGGCATCGTGGTGCGCTCCAACATCACCGAACCGCTCATCGAACGCGACCCGAACACCGGCGACCTACAGCCGCTGCTGGCCACCGGCTGGCGGCAGAGCTCGGACACCGAGTGGACGTTCGACATCCGCCCCGGCGTGACGTTCTCCGACGGCACCCCCTTCACCGCGACCGATGCCGCCTTCTCGATCGACCGAGCGGTCAACTCGGACCTGCAGTGCAATGTCGACGGTTACGTGTTCGGCGACGAGAAGCTCGCGCTGGACGCGCCCGACGACACCCGGCTGACGGTCACCACCGAGACCCCCGACCCGATTCTTCCGCTGCGGTTGTCCTTCGTCGAGATCGTGCCGCGCACCACGAGCATGACCGAGAAGGTGCGCGAGCCGATCGGCACCGGACCGTTCGCCATCGAAGACTGGGAGTACGGCCAGAAGCTGGTGCTGCACCGCAACGACACCTACTGGGGTGACGCCCCCGCCTTCGCCCGGGCCGAATACCAATGGCGCAGTGAGGGCAGCGTCCGCGCAGCGATGATCACCAACGACGAGACCGACATCGCCACCGGCCTCGGTCCGGAGGACGGCGCCGGCGATCTCGGAGTGCCGTTCCAGAACAACGAGACGACCGCGCTGCGCATGCAGGCCACCGAACCGCCGCTGGACGACATGCGGGTGCGTCAGGCGATCAACTACGCCGTCAACCGCACCGGCATCGTCAAGGCGCTCTTCCGCGGGCTCGGCGACCCGGCCTCGCAGCTGATCCCGTCGGGTGTGGTCGGCTACAACGCCGAACTCCCGCTGTGGCCGCACGATCCGGACAAGGCCCGGACGCTCGTCGACGAAGCCCGCGCCGACGGTGTACCCGTCGACCGCGAGATCCGGCTGATCGGGCGCACCGCCCAGTTCCCGAAGATCGCCGAGACCATCGAGGTGCTGCAGAGCGAGTTCTCCGACATCGGGCTCAACGTCAAGATCGAGATGATGGACACCGCGGGTCAATTGCAGTACCAGCTGCGGCCGTTCCCCGCGAACACCGGCCCGTACCTGCTCATGATCATGCACGGCAACCAGGCCGGGGACGCGGCGTTCACCATGGATCAGTACATGCTCAGCGACGGCCCGCAGAGTGCCTATGGGACAACTGAATTCGACGAGAAGATCCGGGCGGCCGAAGCGCTGACCGGTCAGGCACGCCAGGACGCCTTCGCGGAACTGTTCGCCGAGGAGCCGCAGGAGATCATGCAGATGGCCTACATC
- a CDS encoding LysR substrate-binding domain-containing protein, with amino-acid sequence MFSLSRLSCFIAVAEELHFGRAAERLHMTQPPLSRQIQQLESELGVHLIDRTTRSVTLTPAGVAFLPDARRILQLAEGAALNVKRVPAGDLGTVVVGFTAASAHAVLPRLLDKAREQLPDVKLELREMVSAAQLEALMTGELDLGMGRPPLKRPGIVSRPLLHEQLIAALPAAHPLVEVERQLTLNDLDGQDVVMHSPVEARYFHELLISTFTIAGATPRYVQFVTQVHTMLVLVRSGIGIALVPASAATLHPQGVVFRSIGAFRERPVELDAAWRGDSTNPALHRLLRDVLPPREWTTDDLVIDTLR; translated from the coding sequence ATGTTCTCGCTGTCCCGGCTGTCCTGCTTCATCGCGGTGGCCGAAGAGCTCCATTTCGGCCGGGCGGCGGAACGGCTGCACATGACACAGCCGCCGCTGAGCCGGCAGATACAGCAGCTCGAGAGCGAACTCGGCGTCCACCTCATCGACCGCACCACCCGCTCGGTCACGCTGACCCCGGCGGGCGTGGCGTTCCTGCCCGACGCACGGCGCATCCTGCAGCTCGCCGAGGGCGCGGCGCTCAACGTCAAGCGCGTGCCCGCAGGCGACCTCGGGACCGTCGTCGTCGGCTTCACCGCGGCGTCGGCGCACGCGGTGCTCCCGCGACTGCTCGACAAGGCGCGTGAGCAACTACCGGATGTGAAACTCGAACTGCGCGAGATGGTTTCGGCGGCGCAGCTCGAAGCGCTGATGACCGGCGAACTCGACCTCGGAATGGGGCGGCCGCCGCTCAAGCGGCCCGGCATCGTGTCCCGGCCGCTGCTGCACGAACAGTTGATCGCCGCGCTGCCCGCCGCCCATCCGCTGGTCGAGGTGGAGCGGCAGCTCACGCTCAACGACCTCGACGGCCAGGACGTCGTCATGCATTCGCCGGTGGAGGCGCGGTACTTCCACGAACTGCTGATCAGCACCTTCACCATCGCCGGAGCCACACCGCGCTACGTCCAGTTCGTCACGCAGGTGCACACCATGCTGGTGCTGGTGCGCTCCGGCATCGGCATCGCGCTGGTCCCCGCATCGGCCGCCACCCTGCACCCGCAGGGCGTCGTCTTCCGCTCGATCGGCGCGTTCCGGGAGCGGCCGGTCGAACTCGACGCGGCCTGGCGCGGCGACAGCACCAACCCCGCACTGCACCGGTTGCTGCGCGACGTGCTGCCGCCGCGCGAGTGGACCACCGACGACCTGGTGATCGACACGCTGCGTTAG
- a CDS encoding carotenoid oxygenase family protein → MGNRYLEDVFAPLAQEHTLIDLEVEGEIPEYLDGRYLRNGPNPIGEVDPLLYHWFIGDGMVHGIRIRDGKAEWYRNRWVRGPQAARVLGERPPRGHYGGSPIGANTNVIGHAGKTLALVEAGLANYELTDELDTVGVCDFYGTLTGGYTAHPKRDPDTGELHAVSYSMSRGNTVQYSVIGADGRARRTVDIEVTGSPMMHDFSLTERHVVFYDLPVTFDVRQATAMTVPRGLRLPARLVLSALIGRVRVPDPVSARQPLPKEADRRFPYSWNPRYPARVGVMPRDGAAADVRWFDVEPCYVFHPMNAYEDGDTIVLDVIRHPKMFATDHLGPNEGPPTLDRWTVDLADGKIRESRIDDRGQEFPRVDERRVGKRHRYGYAPAVGDRPTGSDMLIKHDLAGGGTLTRSFGDGKVVGEFVFESSSPDAAEDDGVLMGYVYDRSTDRSALAILDAQTLQDVAVVRLPHRVPAGFHGNWVPSAR, encoded by the coding sequence GTGGGCAATCGCTACCTGGAAGACGTCTTCGCGCCGCTGGCGCAGGAGCACACACTCATCGATCTCGAGGTCGAGGGTGAGATTCCCGAGTACCTCGACGGCCGGTATCTCCGCAACGGCCCCAATCCGATCGGTGAGGTCGACCCGCTGCTGTACCACTGGTTCATCGGCGACGGGATGGTGCACGGCATCCGGATCCGCGACGGGAAGGCCGAGTGGTACCGGAACCGCTGGGTGCGTGGACCGCAGGCCGCCCGCGTCCTGGGCGAACGGCCGCCCCGCGGGCATTACGGAGGGTCGCCGATCGGTGCCAACACCAACGTCATCGGACACGCCGGGAAGACCCTGGCTCTGGTGGAGGCGGGGCTGGCGAACTACGAACTGACCGACGAACTGGACACCGTCGGCGTCTGCGATTTCTACGGAACGCTGACCGGCGGCTACACCGCCCACCCGAAACGCGACCCCGACACCGGTGAGTTGCATGCCGTCTCCTACAGCATGAGCCGCGGCAACACCGTGCAGTACTCGGTGATCGGCGCCGACGGCAGGGCGCGGCGCACCGTCGACATCGAGGTCACCGGTAGTCCGATGATGCACGATTTCTCGCTGACGGAGCGCCATGTCGTCTTCTACGACCTGCCGGTCACCTTCGACGTCCGGCAGGCCACCGCGATGACTGTGCCGCGCGGCCTACGCCTCCCGGCCCGACTCGTGTTGTCCGCACTGATCGGACGGGTGCGGGTGCCGGACCCGGTCTCCGCGCGCCAGCCCCTGCCCAAGGAAGCCGACCGGCGCTTCCCGTATTCGTGGAATCCGCGGTACCCCGCCCGTGTCGGTGTGATGCCGCGCGACGGCGCTGCCGCCGACGTCCGCTGGTTCGACGTCGAACCCTGCTACGTCTTCCACCCGATGAACGCCTACGAGGACGGTGACACGATCGTGCTCGACGTGATCCGGCACCCGAAGATGTTCGCCACCGACCACCTCGGCCCCAACGAGGGCCCGCCGACACTGGACCGCTGGACCGTCGACCTCGCCGACGGCAAGATCCGCGAGTCCCGCATCGACGACCGCGGCCAGGAGTTCCCGCGAGTCGACGAGCGACGGGTGGGTAAGCGCCATCGCTACGGATACGCCCCGGCGGTCGGTGACCGCCCCACCGGTTCGGACATGCTGATCAAACACGACCTCGCGGGCGGCGGCACCCTGACGCGGTCCTTCGGTGACGGGAAAGTGGTGGGCGAGTTCGTGTTCGAGTCCTCATCGCCGGACGCCGCCGAGGACGACGGTGTACTCATGGGCTACGTGTACGACCGCTCCACCGATCGCAGCGCGCTGGCGATCCTCGACGCGCAGACGTTGCAGGACGTCGCCGTCGTCAGACTGCCGCACCGTGTGCCCGCCGGCTTCCACGGCAACTGGGTGCCGAGCGCGCGCTAA
- a CDS encoding TetR/AcrR family transcriptional regulator, with amino-acid sequence MATVSDVRQALVEAGVRLVERDGLTALSARSLAAEAGTSTMAVYTHFRGMTGVVEAIAREAFARFTRALTEIPRTDDPVADFIVMGLRYREFALANPERYQMMFGTFATSLNRHHTDLTTTGSSSDREEFAVSFEALLDVVGRMIESGRIRDDGVSVIAGRLWSITHGAVLLEIAGFFGHEDHGLTQILAPLVFDTLVGLGEDRERIDRSLEKALQAI; translated from the coding sequence ATGGCAACAGTGAGTGACGTCCGGCAGGCGCTCGTCGAGGCGGGGGTGCGGCTCGTGGAGCGCGACGGCCTGACGGCGCTCAGTGCGCGCAGCCTGGCCGCCGAGGCAGGCACCTCGACGATGGCGGTGTACACCCACTTTCGCGGGATGACCGGAGTCGTCGAGGCGATCGCCCGCGAGGCGTTCGCCCGTTTCACCCGGGCACTGACCGAGATCCCGCGGACCGACGACCCCGTCGCCGACTTCATCGTGATGGGCCTGCGCTACCGGGAGTTCGCGCTCGCGAATCCGGAGCGGTACCAGATGATGTTCGGCACCTTCGCGACGTCGCTCAACCGGCACCACACCGACCTGACGACCACCGGAAGCAGCAGTGACCGCGAGGAATTCGCCGTCTCGTTCGAGGCCCTCCTCGACGTCGTGGGCCGGATGATCGAGAGCGGGCGGATCCGCGACGACGGGGTGTCGGTGATCGCCGGGCGGCTGTGGAGCATCACCCACGGCGCCGTGCTCCTCGAAATCGCCGGCTTCTTCGGCCACGAGGACCACGGCCTGACGCAGATACTCGCCCCGCTGGTGTTCGACACGCTCGTCGGACTCGGCGAAGACCGGGAGCGGATCGACCGGTCGCTGGAGAAGGCGCTGCAGGCGATTTAG
- a CDS encoding FAD-dependent monooxygenase — protein MRVGIVGGGFAGLAAAIAFRRNGHDVTVFERTAGPSAAGGAISLAPNALTCLTVLGVRKHIATRWSDAPATVRAADGRILVRRTLAQFTGGDEYATVPRSQLIAWLTAELPPQCVRYSQAVTRVSADGAVHVEPGCHRFDLVVGADGARGVTRRSLWPDAPPLRFTGISGWSWIVERELDAGFGPIWGATADFGILPLADGRTYVYGAARGRDADLHSFRDWPSPLPELIDAAAPDKLSTPEIHEARPPRRLVRGKVALIGDAAHTMRPTFGQGAALAMEEAITLAYRGTSALQQRRPRMLALYGASKAGSYFATPGVRSLESLRNEALRLAPDPLFGFLAGSVSRWRPRFGWAQG, from the coding sequence ATGAGGGTGGGGATCGTCGGCGGTGGCTTCGCCGGACTGGCAGCCGCCATCGCCTTCCGGCGCAACGGCCACGACGTCACGGTGTTCGAGAGGACGGCGGGGCCGTCGGCCGCCGGCGGCGCCATCTCCCTTGCCCCGAACGCACTCACGTGCCTCACCGTGCTCGGGGTGCGCAAGCACATCGCGACGCGGTGGTCCGATGCGCCGGCGACCGTGCGCGCGGCGGACGGGCGCATCCTGGTTCGCCGCACCCTCGCGCAATTCACCGGTGGAGACGAGTACGCGACCGTGCCGCGAAGTCAGCTGATCGCCTGGCTGACCGCGGAGCTGCCCCCGCAGTGCGTGCGGTACTCGCAGGCCGTGACACGGGTCAGCGCCGACGGCGCAGTCCACGTCGAACCTGGCTGTCACCGATTCGATCTCGTCGTTGGCGCAGACGGGGCACGTGGGGTGACCCGGCGGTCGCTGTGGCCCGACGCACCTCCGCTTCGATTCACCGGTATCAGCGGATGGTCCTGGATCGTGGAGCGGGAGCTCGACGCCGGCTTCGGTCCGATCTGGGGCGCCACAGCGGATTTCGGCATCCTGCCCCTGGCCGACGGACGCACGTACGTCTACGGCGCCGCCCGTGGCCGGGACGCCGATCTGCACTCCTTCCGCGACTGGCCCTCACCGCTACCTGAGTTGATCGACGCCGCGGCGCCCGACAAGCTCAGTACACCGGAGATCCACGAAGCGCGGCCACCGCGCCGACTCGTACGCGGCAAGGTGGCGCTGATCGGCGATGCCGCGCACACCATGCGTCCCACCTTCGGGCAGGGGGCAGCGCTGGCGATGGAGGAGGCGATCACGCTCGCCTATCGCGGCACGTCCGCTCTGCAACAACGGCGGCCGAGAATGCTGGCACTGTACGGCGCGTCGAAGGCCGGGTCATACTTCGCGACGCCGGGTGTCCGGTCGCTCGAGAGCCTGCGCAACGAGGCGTTACGACTCGCTCCGGATCCGCTCTTCGGTTTCCTGGCGGGGTCGGTGAGCCGCTGGCGGCCCCGATTCGGCTGGGCCCAAGGCTAA
- a CDS encoding 5-dehydro-4-deoxyglucarate dehydratase — protein sequence MPAAPLTGVLFFPVTPFTAAGEVDTDLLAQHVAKGVDAGPGGVFIGCGTGEFHAIDPAELRTIVRTAVEVVGGRVPVYAGAGGSLAQAKAFARAAAEAGADGLLLLPPYLVEMPQAGLVAYTREVSAVTDLPVIVYNRNNARYTEASAVEVAKMPKVVGFKDGTGDLDQVARIVRAVTDALEPTGKPFQFFNGLPTAEVSQQAYRAIGVTLYSSATFAFAPELALAFYQSLESGDEALTAALLREFFHPLVRLRDTVPGYAVSLIKAGVTLEGIDAGPVRPPLVDAAARDVERLTEILAAGRTVLAEALAAEAVH from the coding sequence ATGCCCGCCGCGCCGCTGACTGGCGTCCTGTTCTTCCCCGTCACCCCCTTCACCGCAGCCGGTGAGGTCGACACGGACCTCCTGGCGCAACACGTCGCCAAGGGTGTCGATGCCGGACCGGGAGGCGTCTTCATCGGTTGTGGCACGGGCGAATTCCACGCCATCGACCCCGCCGAGCTTCGCACCATCGTCCGGACGGCGGTCGAGGTGGTCGGCGGCCGGGTGCCGGTGTACGCGGGTGCCGGCGGCTCCCTCGCCCAGGCCAAGGCCTTCGCCCGCGCCGCCGCCGAGGCCGGCGCCGACGGCCTGCTGCTCCTGCCGCCGTATCTGGTCGAGATGCCCCAAGCCGGGCTGGTCGCCTACACCCGCGAGGTCAGCGCCGTCACCGACCTGCCGGTGATCGTCTACAACCGCAACAACGCCCGCTACACCGAGGCCTCCGCCGTCGAGGTGGCGAAGATGCCGAAGGTGGTCGGATTCAAGGACGGCACAGGCGATCTCGATCAGGTCGCGCGCATCGTCCGCGCGGTCACCGACGCGCTGGAGCCGACGGGCAAGCCGTTCCAGTTCTTCAACGGACTACCCACGGCGGAGGTGTCGCAGCAGGCGTACCGGGCCATCGGGGTGACGCTGTACTCCTCGGCGACGTTCGCGTTCGCGCCCGAACTCGCGCTGGCGTTCTACCAGTCGCTGGAATCCGGAGACGAGGCGCTGACCGCGGCACTGCTGCGGGAGTTCTTCCACCCCCTGGTGCGCTTGCGCGACACCGTCCCCGGTTACGCAGTCTCGCTGATCAAAGCGGGTGTGACGCTCGAGGGCATCGACGCCGGCCCGGTGCGCCCGCCGCTGGTCGACGCCGCCGCCCGCGACGTCGAGCGGCTCACCGAGATCCTCGCCGCCGGCCGCACCGTCCTCGCCGAAGCGCTCGCGGCCGAAGCGGTGCACTGA
- a CDS encoding 2-hydroxyacid dehydrogenase, with protein MPETAATAARRVLQVGPLKPSLADTLRSTYDAFALPVDAEERETFLAEHGREVGAVVTSGRTGVDAALMERLPNLRAVVNFGVGYDTTDIPAAVARGVAVSNTPDVLTDCVADTAVGLTIDVLRRFSAADRYVRAGRWPVEGNFPLTRQISHKKVGVIGLGRIGSAIATRLTAFGCPISYHNRRPVVDSPYTYVDSPLELARRVDVLIIAAAGGDRTRNLVDRNVIDAIGPDGYLVNIARGSVVDEEALVDALTAGRLAGAGLDVFADEPRVPDALLAMDNVVLLPHVGSGTLETRAAMEELTLRNLESFLRTGELVTPVPEVKVPAAAR; from the coding sequence GTGCCCGAAACCGCCGCCACCGCCGCCCGCCGCGTCCTGCAGGTCGGGCCGCTCAAGCCGTCGCTCGCCGACACGCTGCGCTCCACGTACGACGCGTTCGCCCTGCCCGTGGACGCCGAAGAGCGGGAGACGTTCCTCGCCGAACACGGCCGGGAGGTCGGCGCCGTCGTGACGTCCGGCCGCACCGGCGTGGACGCGGCACTGATGGAACGGCTGCCGAATCTGCGCGCGGTCGTGAACTTCGGCGTCGGCTACGACACCACCGACATCCCCGCCGCCGTCGCGCGTGGCGTGGCGGTCAGCAACACCCCGGACGTGCTGACCGACTGCGTCGCGGATACCGCGGTCGGGCTCACCATCGACGTGCTCCGCCGCTTCTCGGCTGCCGACCGGTACGTCCGCGCGGGCCGCTGGCCGGTCGAGGGAAACTTCCCCCTCACCCGCCAGATCAGCCACAAGAAGGTGGGCGTCATCGGACTGGGCCGCATCGGCAGCGCGATCGCCACGCGGTTGACCGCATTCGGCTGCCCGATCAGCTACCACAACCGCCGCCCTGTGGTGGATTCACCGTACACCTATGTCGACTCGCCGCTGGAGCTGGCCCGTCGGGTCGACGTGCTGATCATCGCGGCCGCCGGGGGCGACCGAACGCGAAATCTGGTTGACCGCAACGTCATCGATGCGATCGGGCCGGACGGCTACCTGGTCAACATCGCACGCGGAAGCGTGGTGGACGAGGAGGCGCTCGTCGACGCGCTGACCGCGGGCCGCCTCGCCGGTGCGGGGCTCGACGTGTTCGCCGACGAGCCGCGTGTGCCCGATGCGCTGCTGGCGATGGACAACGTCGTGCTGCTGCCGCACGTCGGGAGCGGCACACTGGAAACGCGTGCGGCGATGGAGGAACTGACGTTGCGCAACCTCGAATCGTTCCTGCGCACCGGCGAACTGGTCACACCGGTGCCAGAGGTCAAGGTGCCTGCGGCCGCGCGTTAG